In the genome of Nonlabens sp. MB-3u-79, one region contains:
- a CDS encoding universal stress protein, producing MKHILIPIDFTSPSWKAVRCVLSMYPKAGMRFYLIYTTVADLKTEAHDTQRELKDLNLKTQLKALEGLLAPHQKIFSLPWKGSFIENIKEAVLDYDIDLIVLETEGPAILNQSMETSRAKDIITRVKCPILVLPKEFKCERPKQLVLLSDFNFMHRARSTNTLVKFVKDNDSHLNILQLHKYSHALTETQNINKSFLQSTLGHLPHSFHFVINKTMDEALQFYINRNHVDLVILFAKNIHILEHILFLKNKERGRDYHEEVPFLIIHE from the coding sequence ATGAAGCATATCCTTATCCCGATAGATTTCACAAGTCCTTCATGGAAGGCCGTTAGGTGTGTGCTATCCATGTACCCAAAGGCAGGAATGCGTTTTTACCTCATCTATACAACGGTGGCAGATCTTAAAACAGAGGCACATGACACTCAACGGGAGCTTAAAGATCTAAATTTAAAAACACAACTAAAAGCCCTTGAAGGGCTTTTGGCTCCTCATCAAAAAATCTTTTCATTACCATGGAAAGGAAGTTTTATAGAAAATATAAAAGAAGCCGTTTTGGATTATGATATAGATTTAATCGTGCTCGAAACTGAAGGTCCAGCTATTTTAAATCAAAGTATGGAGACAAGCCGTGCTAAAGATATCATTACCAGAGTAAAATGCCCGATTCTTGTGCTGCCAAAAGAGTTTAAATGTGAGCGACCAAAACAATTAGTGCTTCTATCTGATTTTAACTTTATGCATCGGGCGCGTTCCACAAATACCTTAGTAAAATTTGTCAAGGATAATGATAGCCATCTTAATATTTTGCAACTTCATAAATACAGCCATGCCTTAACAGAAACTCAAAATATCAACAAATCTTTTTTGCAAAGTACCTTAGGTCATCTCCCCCATAGTTTTCATTTTGTTATCAATAAAACCATGGATGAGGCGCTACAATTTTATATCAATAGAAATCACGTAGATCTGGTTATTTTATTTGCCAAAAACATCCATATTTTAGAACATATACTGTTTTTAAAAAATAAAGAACGAGGTAGGGATTATCATGAGGAAGTGCCTTTTTTGATTATTCATGAATAA
- a CDS encoding response regulator, with amino-acid sequence MKKVLIIEDDTALRENTAELLELLNFEVTTAPNGRIGITLAKQNCPDVILCDIMMPEVDGYGVLEALSADTSTNQIPFIFLSAKTEHKEIRKGMDLGADDYLTKPFEEEELVNAIESRIAKATILKNILAATQSTSQEDQLRNLNELKNFFDDEGEEYTFQKGEHIYKESGRSFRIYLILKGVVKTYKIDKSGKELTTALHKADDFLGFTSLLDNVAYQESAQALEDVTVVGVLKSTLREVLGNSKNISMELLQLLTDDVAGVKNQLLQMAYSSVRKKTAQTILQFAQVLDKNTDENICIARNDLASVAGIATESLIRTLSGFKKEGLIEIEGRNIRILHLKKLEHIE; translated from the coding sequence ATGAAAAAAGTACTCATTATTGAAGACGATACTGCCTTAAGAGAAAACACGGCAGAGTTACTAGAACTATTAAATTTTGAAGTGACGACTGCACCTAATGGTCGCATAGGTATCACTCTTGCAAAACAAAACTGTCCGGACGTGATTCTTTGTGATATTATGATGCCAGAGGTAGATGGCTATGGGGTTCTAGAGGCATTATCAGCAGACACGAGTACCAATCAAATTCCTTTTATTTTCTTATCTGCAAAAACAGAGCATAAAGAAATACGCAAGGGAATGGATCTTGGCGCAGACGATTATCTAACCAAGCCATTTGAGGAAGAAGAATTGGTAAACGCTATAGAGAGTAGAATAGCAAAAGCTACTATTCTTAAAAATATATTGGCGGCAACACAATCGACATCTCAAGAAGATCAATTGCGCAACCTTAACGAGTTGAAGAACTTTTTTGATGATGAAGGAGAAGAATATACCTTTCAAAAAGGAGAGCATATTTATAAGGAAAGTGGTCGTTCTTTTAGAATTTACCTCATCTTAAAGGGAGTCGTTAAAACATATAAAATAGATAAAAGTGGGAAAGAGTTGACCACAGCACTGCATAAAGCTGATGACTTTTTAGGTTTTACATCTCTTCTTGATAATGTTGCTTATCAAGAATCAGCACAGGCGCTAGAAGATGTAACCGTTGTCGGGGTTCTCAAGTCTACACTCAGAGAAGTACTCGGCAACAGTAAGAATATCTCGATGGAACTCTTACAACTCTTAACAGATGATGTTGCAGGGGTTAAAAACCAATTATTGCAAATGGCCTATAGCTCGGTACGAAAGAAAACAGCACAAACCATTTTGCAATTTGCACAAGTACTCGATAAAAATACCGATGAAAATATTTGTATAGCTCGTAACGATCTTGCCAGTGTTGCCGGTATTGCCACAGAGAGTTTGATACGTACCTTATCTGGATTTAAGAAAGAAGGTCTTATTGAAATTGAAGGGCGCAATATTAGAATTCTCCATCTAAAAAAGCTAGAACATATAGAATAG
- a CDS encoding PAS domain-containing sensor histidine kinase gives MGFFEESIDEAFLILFEGASEGIVVVNSAQIIVATNASARTIFGYEKRELEGQHLHTLIPSSYHKEHHSHFHGFMDHSQKREMGNGRDLFGLRKDGTQFPVEAGLNPFVLHNHRYVMSLVTDITVRKENERQIADLNDHLEEKIEERTDSLNKAVEQLKKEVSLRIHAENNTKEALQKEKELNELKTKFLSLVSHEFKTPISGILTSATLIGKYTTEEQQEKREKHLNTIKSKVKYLNTIIDDFLSLERLDTGKAIYKTTSFPLSKVLNEVVYDANMHLKEGQNIQYPKNAEDIIIAFDEKILELSLSNLIHNAIKYSGEGSLVIIEVNELPEHLEIKIKDQGIGIPQQEQHSIFDRYFRAENVLLTPGTGIGLNIVQNHLRNLDATISFISSAGKGSTFRILIPVINTSVS, from the coding sequence ATGGGTTTTTTTGAAGAGAGTATAGATGAAGCTTTTCTTATTTTATTTGAAGGGGCTTCAGAGGGAATCGTGGTAGTCAATTCTGCTCAAATTATTGTGGCAACAAATGCCTCTGCAAGAACAATTTTTGGATATGAGAAAAGAGAATTAGAAGGTCAACACCTCCATACTCTAATTCCTAGCTCTTATCATAAAGAACATCATTCTCATTTCCATGGTTTTATGGATCACAGCCAAAAACGAGAAATGGGAAATGGAAGAGATCTCTTTGGGTTGCGCAAGGACGGAACTCAATTTCCAGTAGAGGCTGGTTTGAATCCATTTGTATTGCACAATCATCGCTACGTCATGTCACTTGTCACCGATATCACGGTACGCAAAGAAAACGAAAGGCAAATAGCTGATCTTAATGACCATCTAGAGGAGAAAATTGAAGAACGTACCGATTCCTTAAACAAAGCTGTAGAACAATTGAAAAAGGAGGTAAGCTTGCGTATCCATGCAGAAAACAATACTAAAGAAGCCTTACAAAAAGAAAAAGAGCTCAATGAATTAAAGACTAAATTCTTATCATTGGTTTCACATGAGTTTAAAACTCCTATTAGTGGTATTCTGACCTCTGCGACATTGATTGGAAAATATACAACCGAAGAACAACAAGAAAAAAGAGAAAAACATCTTAATACCATAAAAAGTAAAGTAAAATACCTCAATACCATTATAGACGATTTTCTGTCTTTAGAGCGATTAGACACGGGTAAAGCTATTTATAAAACCACATCATTCCCATTAAGCAAAGTACTCAATGAAGTCGTCTATGATGCTAATATGCATCTTAAAGAAGGTCAGAACATTCAATATCCTAAAAATGCTGAGGATATCATCATAGCCTTTGATGAAAAAATTCTCGAACTATCTTTAAGTAACCTTATCCACAATGCCATAAAATACTCTGGAGAGGGCAGTCTGGTAATCATAGAAGTAAATGAACTTCCCGAACATCTAGAAATTAAAATTAAAGATCAAGGTATAGGTATTCCACAACAGGAGCAGCACTCTATTTTTGATCGCTACTTTAGAGCAGAGAATGTGTTGCTCACCCCAGGAACAGGAATAGGTCTTAATATTGTTCAAAATCACTTAAGAAATTTAGATGCTACTATTTCATTTATTAGTAGCGCAGGTAAAGGGTCCACTTTTCGTATCTTAATCCCAGTTATAAACACTAGTGTATCATGA
- a CDS encoding DnaJ C-terminal domain-containing protein has protein sequence MEFIDYYKILGLSKTAKESDIKKAYRKLARKYHPDLNPNDKEAERKFKELNEANEVLSHPENRKKYDKYGENWQNAEAYEQAQRQQQRSSQQRTYGGQHNYNEEDYSDFFESMFSGGQRQRAAYRGQDFHTELHLDLMDVYTTSKRTLTVNGKNIRITIPAGVTNGQTIKIKNHGGKSPSNGPKGDLLITFIINNNTSFHREQADLFITQKIPLLTAVLGGSQLIKTIDGQVKLTVKEGTPNGTKVKLKGKGFPKYKQKDAYGDLYVTYQVMVPSALSQKQKELYQELLKLED, from the coding sequence ATGGAATTTATAGATTACTATAAAATATTAGGCCTTTCAAAAACTGCAAAGGAGAGCGACATTAAAAAGGCTTATCGCAAGTTGGCACGCAAATACCATCCAGACCTCAACCCCAATGACAAAGAGGCCGAACGTAAGTTTAAAGAACTAAACGAAGCTAATGAAGTACTCAGTCATCCAGAAAATCGGAAGAAATACGATAAATATGGGGAGAACTGGCAAAATGCTGAGGCCTATGAACAGGCACAAAGACAACAACAAAGAAGCTCTCAACAACGCACCTATGGAGGACAGCACAACTACAATGAAGAAGATTATTCCGACTTTTTTGAATCTATGTTTAGCGGTGGCCAGCGACAAAGAGCTGCTTACCGAGGTCAAGACTTCCATACCGAATTGCACCTCGATCTTATGGATGTCTATACCACTAGTAAAAGAACACTTACTGTAAACGGAAAAAACATAAGGATTACCATTCCTGCTGGAGTTACCAATGGACAAACCATAAAGATTAAAAATCACGGTGGGAAAAGCCCGTCAAATGGTCCTAAAGGAGACTTGTTGATCACTTTTATCATCAACAACAATACTTCCTTTCACAGAGAGCAAGCAGATTTATTTATCACTCAAAAAATCCCTTTACTTACTGCCGTATTAGGTGGCTCACAGCTTATCAAAACTATAGATGGTCAGGTAAAACTTACCGTTAAAGAAGGTACTCCAAATGGCACCAAAGTCAAATTGAAAGGAAAAGGATTCCCCAAGTACAAGCAAAAGGATGCCTATGGAGATTTGTATGTGACTTACCAAGTAATGGTTCCAAGCGCGCTTTCGCAAAAACAAAAGGAATTGTACCAAGAACTTTTAAAACTGGAAGACTAA
- a CDS encoding chaperone modulator CbpM: MEDNSLIPAIDFCTSHRVKIELVHTLNKQGLIEVITHKKLLFIPENQVKKLERILVFHRELDINLEGVETILSLLQRMESMQEHILELENKLQRFL; the protein is encoded by the coding sequence ATGGAAGATAACAGCCTCATACCAGCAATAGATTTTTGCACAAGCCATCGAGTAAAAATCGAATTAGTACACACCCTAAATAAACAAGGGCTTATCGAAGTCATAACTCATAAGAAGCTCCTTTTTATACCAGAAAACCAGGTCAAAAAACTAGAGCGAATTTTAGTGTTTCACAGAGAGCTAGACATCAATCTAGAAGGTGTTGAAACTATTTTGTCTCTGCTACAACGTATGGAATCTATGCAAGAGCACATACTAGAATTAGAAAATAAACTTCAAAGATTTTTATAA
- a CDS encoding DinB family protein has product MTTPTNHLITLWIASRTRLENQLDVITAYDLKKKLAPSPNSVGYLLQHIAEVELLFAKNVFGKKDIKIIAHTVIAKKDTGEWTDLEKIRSLLNLSRNILMNILYMQEEEDWGKKIVTKEFGTKTKAQALGRILSHTAYHAGQLGILLKYGSVTH; this is encoded by the coding sequence ATGACAACACCTACAAATCATTTGATAACATTATGGATAGCATCCCGTACGAGACTAGAAAACCAACTCGATGTGATAACTGCCTATGACCTTAAAAAGAAACTCGCTCCATCCCCCAACAGTGTGGGCTATTTATTACAACATATCGCCGAAGTAGAATTGCTTTTTGCGAAAAATGTTTTTGGCAAAAAGGATATCAAAATAATTGCCCATACCGTCATTGCCAAAAAGGATACTGGAGAATGGACTGATTTAGAAAAAATACGTTCACTACTAAATCTATCTCGTAACATCTTAATGAACATCCTTTATATGCAAGAGGAAGAAGATTGGGGTAAAAAAATAGTGACTAAAGAATTTGGAACAAAAACAAAGGCACAAGCTCTAGGTCGTATCCTCTCCCATACAGCTTATCATGCTGGACAATTAGGCATACTGCTTAAATACGGTTCTGTTACACATTAG
- a CDS encoding DUF3298 domain-containing protein translates to MKTIIIIFFALLSISSCKQQVDEEKTPPQIIGVDEDAMHTNPADSMYFINKKIQEKQLRSQLLKKEGLIGVENSIPAIQGLVESKSIYKDADDYLLDYTYPYLNERIDPGYQKFNDFFAKNYLNTERTINEILEDNEIICDTLSIPRFRDQRIINYKLKSAQNNLISILLYKENYYSGMLHSTYMFDCINYDSKNQEFIYFDNFFIEGSEKMVYDLINKTIFDKRYTGDVYADCWQLSADDFMIYKNNFVISENNIAFYLDDCIICPAYTGEYKVVIPISQITHLIRSHHKSLLL, encoded by the coding sequence ATGAAGACCATCATCATTATCTTTTTTGCCCTACTTTCTATCTCAAGCTGCAAACAACAAGTTGATGAAGAGAAAACCCCTCCTCAAATTATAGGAGTTGATGAAGATGCTATGCATACAAATCCAGCAGACTCCATGTATTTCATCAATAAAAAAATACAGGAAAAACAACTTAGAAGCCAACTGTTAAAAAAAGAAGGGCTGATCGGAGTAGAAAATAGTATTCCCGCTATACAAGGACTAGTAGAGTCTAAAAGCATCTATAAAGACGCTGACGATTACCTGCTGGATTATACCTATCCGTACCTCAATGAGCGTATAGACCCTGGCTACCAAAAATTTAATGACTTCTTTGCCAAAAACTACCTCAATACGGAGCGTACTATAAATGAAATTCTAGAGGATAATGAAATCATTTGTGATACATTGAGCATTCCGCGATTTAGAGATCAACGCATCATCAATTACAAATTAAAATCTGCTCAAAATAATTTGATAAGCATTCTTCTATACAAAGAAAACTATTACTCAGGCATGTTACATTCTACTTATATGTTTGATTGCATCAATTATGACTCAAAGAATCAAGAGTTCATTTACTTTGATAATTTCTTTATAGAGGGATCTGAAAAAATGGTGTATGACTTGATCAATAAAACCATCTTTGATAAGAGGTACACTGGCGACGTCTATGCGGACTGCTGGCAACTGTCAGCAGACGATTTTATGATTTATAAAAACAACTTTGTCATCAGTGAAAATAACATCGCCTTCTATCTTGACGACTGCATCATTTGTCCAGCTTATACGGGAGAGTACAAAGTAGTCATTCCTATCTCCCAGATAACACACCTTATTAGAAGTCATCATAAATCCTTGCTCCTTTAA
- the trxA gene encoding thioredoxin, with protein sequence MKSNFKNIINSDIPVLVDFFANWCGPCKMLIPILAEVKKELGGTIKIIKVDVDKNESLAAQFQVRAVPTLLLFKKGKKVWRQSGVLQKAD encoded by the coding sequence GTGAAAAGTAATTTTAAAAATATCATTAATTCTGATATACCGGTTCTAGTAGATTTTTTTGCTAACTGGTGTGGCCCTTGTAAAATGCTTATTCCCATACTAGCAGAAGTTAAGAAAGAACTAGGTGGCACTATTAAAATTATAAAAGTAGACGTAGATAAAAACGAATCTCTTGCCGCACAATTTCAAGTACGAGCTGTTCCTACTCTTTTACTTTTCAAAAAGGGAAAAAAGGTCTGGAGACAGTCTGGCGTTCTCCAAAAAGCAGATTAA
- the deoC gene encoding deoxyribose-phosphate aldolase — MNPINTYIDHTQLKATATPEEISQLCKEAVAHQFYAVCIAGFYTAFAKAELEKTSVKIATVIGFPLGADTTATKVFETQEAIANGTHEIDMVLNIGVLKAGYLKQVKEDIAAVRKASQNEVLKVIFENCYLTEQEKRNACKICLDTGVDFIKTSTGFGTGGATVKDIKLIKAEVGDRIKIKASGKIKTLETALQYIELGADRIGTSSALQMIKK, encoded by the coding sequence ATGAATCCTATCAACACCTATATAGATCATACCCAACTCAAAGCAACAGCAACTCCTGAGGAGATTTCTCAGTTATGTAAAGAAGCAGTAGCACACCAGTTTTATGCTGTGTGTATTGCTGGTTTTTATACCGCTTTCGCGAAAGCGGAATTAGAAAAAACATCTGTAAAAATAGCAACTGTAATTGGGTTTCCATTAGGAGCAGATACGACGGCAACCAAGGTGTTTGAAACCCAAGAAGCTATTGCAAATGGAACTCATGAAATTGATATGGTCCTCAACATAGGAGTGTTAAAAGCAGGATATTTAAAACAAGTAAAAGAAGACATCGCAGCGGTGCGCAAGGCCTCACAAAATGAAGTTCTCAAAGTAATATTTGAAAACTGTTACCTGACAGAGCAAGAAAAACGCAACGCTTGTAAGATTTGCTTAGATACTGGAGTAGATTTTATAAAAACCTCAACTGGATTTGGCACAGGTGGAGCTACCGTAAAAGACATCAAACTCATCAAGGCAGAAGTGGGTGATCGCATTAAAATAAAAGCCTCTGGTAAAATAAAAACCTTAGAAACTGCACTTCAATACATAGAGTTAGGTGCTGATAGAATAGGAACCTCCTCTGCTTTACAAATGATAAAGAAATAA
- the deoD gene encoding purine-nucleoside phosphorylase, whose product MSTHIEAKNGEIAATVLLPGDPMRARWIAENFLDHATCYNNVRGMLGYTGTYKGKQVSVQGTGMGIPSALIYCHELINDYGVKNLIRLGTAGSYQKDIKIRDIVIALAASTTSGINKQHFQNAQYAPTANVDLFLKACLYAKNNNIPVKAGNVLSTDEFYEEDPDSYKKWANYGVLCVEMETAGIYSIAAKYHVKALAILTISDSLVTGERTTADEREMTFKKMVEIALGTI is encoded by the coding sequence ATGAGCACCCATATAGAAGCCAAAAACGGCGAAATAGCAGCAACAGTACTTCTTCCTGGAGATCCTATGCGAGCTAGATGGATCGCAGAAAACTTTCTAGATCATGCCACATGCTACAATAATGTTCGAGGCATGCTAGGCTATACAGGTACTTACAAAGGAAAACAAGTATCTGTTCAAGGAACTGGTATGGGAATACCTTCAGCACTTATCTATTGTCATGAATTAATTAATGATTACGGAGTTAAAAACTTGATACGTTTAGGCACTGCAGGATCCTATCAAAAAGATATAAAAATCAGAGACATTGTAATTGCCCTGGCCGCCAGCACTACATCTGGAATTAATAAGCAACACTTTCAAAATGCCCAATACGCTCCTACCGCAAATGTTGATTTATTTCTCAAGGCCTGTCTTTATGCAAAGAATAACAACATACCCGTTAAAGCCGGTAATGTACTCTCCACAGACGAGTTCTATGAAGAGGATCCTGACAGCTATAAGAAATGGGCAAATTATGGCGTGTTGTGCGTAGAAATGGAGACCGCTGGAATTTATAGCATCGCTGCAAAATATCATGTGAAAGCACTAGCCATACTCACTATTTCTGACTCGCTTGTTACAGGAGAACGCACCACAGCCGATGAGCGAGAAATGACTTTTAAAAAAATGGTAGAGATCGCACTTGGAACTATATAA
- a CDS encoding HPF/RaiA family ribosome-associated protein produces the protein MTISFQYVKFEESAALSAATRDQLDRLNAKYPWLIRAQVFFKVGNTSEQENAICEIELSAPGPRLFASSKEVHFEAAMKETVSDLDRQLNKRNQAFKAH, from the coding sequence ATGACTATTAGCTTCCAATACGTAAAATTTGAAGAAAGTGCAGCTTTAAGTGCTGCAACCAGAGACCAACTTGATAGGTTAAATGCTAAGTATCCATGGCTTATACGAGCGCAAGTGTTTTTTAAAGTTGGCAATACTAGTGAACAAGAAAATGCTATTTGCGAGATAGAGTTAAGTGCGCCTGGTCCAAGACTTTTTGCGAGTTCTAAAGAGGTTCATTTTGAAGCGGCTATGAAAGAAACAGTCTCTGACTTAGATAGACAGCTGAACAAGCGCAATCAGGCGTTTAAAGCGCACTAA
- a CDS encoding outer membrane beta-barrel protein, whose product MKKILFLLMFVIGSTCLSQEAWSVTFRPSLHIPTVNVFNRPLRIGNGLDLTAGYRWTDPFQLYAGFTYNLFDNEENAEEQIMELRQFGVLLGGRYFFKISPHQNNPFYLSAGLLFSSITSKSNDALFNFDTDASVGSQLGIGWELELTENWFFLPELRFSSLSNDYIIDGVSGTIALKYLSITAALMHTF is encoded by the coding sequence ATGAAGAAAATTTTATTCCTTTTGATGTTTGTGATAGGGAGCACTTGCCTCTCTCAAGAAGCATGGAGTGTCACTTTTAGACCTTCCCTTCATATTCCCACTGTCAACGTTTTTAATAGACCTTTGCGCATCGGGAATGGACTAGATCTCACTGCGGGATATAGGTGGACCGATCCATTTCAATTATATGCAGGATTTACTTATAATCTTTTTGACAATGAAGAAAATGCTGAAGAACAAATAATGGAGCTGAGACAATTTGGGGTCTTACTAGGTGGCAGGTACTTTTTTAAAATTTCACCTCATCAAAACAATCCTTTTTATTTAAGTGCTGGACTGTTGTTTAGTTCTATAACATCAAAAAGCAACGATGCTTTATTTAACTTCGATACAGATGCATCTGTTGGAAGCCAGTTGGGAATAGGCTGGGAGCTCGAGCTCACTGAAAACTGGTTTTTCTTACCAGAATTGCGTTTTTCCAGCCTATCAAATGATTATATAATTGATGGGGTCTCAGGAACTATAGCATTAAAATACCTGTCCATAACAGCTGCATTGATGCATACCTTTTAA